The following proteins are encoded in a genomic region of Populus trichocarpa isolate Nisqually-1 chromosome 13, P.trichocarpa_v4.1, whole genome shotgun sequence:
- the LOC18104454 gene encoding calcium-dependent protein kinase 11, translated as MNEETTRPPPPSTAEPAPAPRARPTIRKPTTSVLPHQTPRLRDHYLLGKKLGQGQFGTTYLCTHKASNNLYACKSIPKRKLLCKEDYEDVYREIQIMHHLSGQPNVVQIKDTYEDPMFVHLVMELCEGGELFDRIVERGQYSEKEAANLIKNIIGVVEYCHSLGVMHRDLKPENFLFDKPGDDAKLKTTDFGLSVFYKPGQYFYDVVGSPYYVAPEVLLKYYGPQADVWSAGVILYILLSGVPPFWAETESGIFRQILQGKLDLESDPWPNISESAKDLVRKMLERDPRQRITAHEVLCNPWIVDDRVAPDKPLDSAVLSRLKQFSAMNKLKKMALRVIAERLSEEEIGGLKELFKMIDTDNSGTITFEELKHGLKRVGSQMTEAEIKTLMDAADIDNSGTIDYGEFLAATLHLNKMDREDNLVAAFSYFDKDGSGYITIDELQQACKDFGLGDVHLDETIKEIDLDNDGRIDYGEFAAMMRKGDGGVGRTRTMRNNLNFNLADAFGVDALGMKDATSDAD; from the exons ATGAATGAAGAAACCACCAGACCACCACCACCGTCAACAGCAgaaccagcaccagcaccaagAGCAAGACCAACAATAAGAAAGCCCACAACCTCAGTCTTACCACACCAAACCCCAAGACTTAGAGACCATTATTTGTTAGGCAAGAAACTAGGGCAGGGTCAATTTGGAACCACATATCTATGTACCCATAAAGCAAGCAACAATCTTTATGCCTGCAAATCAATTCCAAAGAGGAAGCTTTTATGTAAAGAAGACTATGAGGATGTTTATAGAGAGATCCAGATCATGCACCATTTATCAGGGCAACCAAATGTGGTGCAAATTAAGGATACTTATGAGGATCCAATGTTTGTACATTTGGTCATGGAGTTATGTGAAGGTGGTGAGCTTTTTGATAGGATCGTGGAAAGGGGTCAGTATAGTGAGAAAGAGGCTGCTAACTTGATCAAAAATATAATTGGGGTGGTTGagtattgtcattctttggggGTTATGCATAGAGATCTTAAGCCTGAGAACTTCTTGTTTGATAAACCTGGTGATGATGCCAAGCTCAAGACTACAGATTTCGGCCTCTCTGTCTTTTACAAGCCAG GACAGTATTTTTATGATGTAGTTGGGAGTCCATATTATGTTGCACCAGAGGTTTTGCTAAAGTATTATGGACCTCAAGCAGATGTCTGGAGTGCGGGTGTTATCCTTTACATCCTATTAAGCGGGGTTCCACCTTTTTGGGCAG AAACAGAATCAGGAATCTTCAGACAGATTTTACAAGGAAAACTAGATTTAGAATCTGATCCGTGGCCAAATATCTCAGAAAGTGCAAAAGATTTGGTCAGAAAGATGCTTGAGAGGGATCCGAGGCAAAGGATTACTGCTCATGAAGTCTTGT GTAACCCATGGATTGTAGATGACAGGGTTGCTCCAGACAAACCTCTTGATTCTGCAGTATTGTCACGTCTGAAGCAATTCTCGGCAATGAATAAACTTAAAAAGATGGCTTTGCGT gtcATAGCAGAAAGACTTTCTGAAGAAGAAATTGGTGGTTTGAAAGAGTTGTTTAAAATGATTGACACAGACAATAGTGGGACAATAACATTTGAAGAACTTAAACATGGTTTGAAGAGAGTAGGTTCTCAGATGACAGAAGCTGAAATCAAGACTCTAATGGATGCG GCTGATATAGACAATAGTGGAACAATAGACTATGGTGAATTTCTTGCTGCTACTTTGCACTTGAATAAGATGGATAGAGAGGACAATTTGGTTGCAGCTTTCTCCTACTTTGACAAAGATGGTAGTGGTTACATCACCATCGATGAGCTTCAACAGGCTTGCAAAGATTTTGGTCTTGGTGATGTTCATCTGGATGAGACCATCAAAGAAATTGATCTAGACAAT GATGGGCGAATAGATTATGGGGAGTTTGCTGCAATGATGAGAAAGGGTGATGGAGGAGTTGGGAGGACAAGAACCATGAGAAACAATCTGAACTTCAATTTAGCCGATGCCTTTGGGGTTGATGCCTTGGGGATGAAAGATGCAACCTCAGATGCTGATTGA